The Acidobacteriota bacterium genome includes a window with the following:
- a CDS encoding sodium:solute symporter, with amino-acid sequence MTGLDWAVFTLYVVLILMVGLYQSRKSSGIEGYFLGNRSLSWGLIGLSVMATQASAITFIGTTGQSYGYGMKFVQVYLPQPLVMVVLCVLFVPFFYRRKIYTAYEFLEQRFDARTRSLTSFLFLVSRGLAAGIVLYAPAVVLSVLMGWDERVTVLIMGAVTILYTAAGGITAVIWTDVLQMLLMFGGIGAALLTLFGELPPQVGVADVFYIGGIEEMWKSVDLSPDPRETYTLWSGLVGGFFLALAYFGCDQSQVQRYLTAKSLTQSRLALLFNAFLKVPMQIFILAIGVLLFVFYHFEQPPLIFNPAEEAQVRQSGRGPAFEELERDYRDLHSLRREATLDLLRVRREGGDLESGRARIRQYHDEMEALRGRSKVLVETVQGRSSTDVNYVFPSYLVQYVPAGILGLMIAVIFAAAMSSLDSELTALSSATVMDFYRRYLVRGASTRHYLWAARLTTLAWGVLATGVALYVGQQEASLLELVNKVGSYFYGSLLGVFLLAFLAPWATARGAFWGLILGMVSVWAVSEFTSLSFLYYNVVGCLTVVAAAFVLKRR; translated from the coding sequence GTGACGGGTCTGGATTGGGCGGTTTTTACCCTCTACGTGGTCCTGATCCTCATGGTGGGCCTGTACCAGAGCCGCAAGAGCTCCGGTATCGAAGGCTATTTCCTGGGAAACCGCAGCCTTTCCTGGGGCCTGATCGGCCTCTCCGTCATGGCCACCCAGGCCAGCGCCATCACCTTCATCGGGACCACGGGCCAGTCCTACGGCTACGGGATGAAATTCGTCCAGGTCTACCTGCCCCAGCCTCTGGTGATGGTGGTTCTCTGCGTCCTGTTCGTCCCCTTTTTCTATCGGCGGAAGATCTACACCGCGTACGAGTTCCTGGAGCAGCGGTTCGACGCACGGACCCGTTCCCTGACCAGCTTCCTGTTCCTGGTCTCCCGCGGCCTGGCCGCCGGGATCGTCCTCTATGCTCCCGCGGTGGTGCTCTCGGTCCTGATGGGCTGGGACGAACGGGTCACGGTGCTGATCATGGGGGCCGTGACCATCCTCTACACCGCGGCCGGCGGGATCACGGCGGTCATCTGGACCGATGTGCTTCAGATGCTGCTCATGTTCGGCGGCATCGGAGCGGCCCTCTTGACCCTCTTCGGAGAGTTGCCCCCGCAGGTGGGGGTCGCCGACGTCTTCTACATCGGCGGCATCGAGGAGATGTGGAAGAGCGTGGACCTGTCGCCGGACCCGCGGGAGACCTATACGCTCTGGTCCGGCCTGGTGGGCGGCTTCTTCCTGGCGCTGGCCTACTTCGGGTGCGACCAGAGCCAGGTTCAGCGGTACCTGACGGCCAAGTCCCTGACCCAGAGCCGCCTGGCCCTCCTCTTCAACGCCTTCCTCAAGGTTCCCATGCAGATCTTCATCCTGGCCATCGGGGTGCTGCTCTTCGTCTTCTACCACTTCGAGCAGCCGCCTCTGATCTTCAATCCGGCGGAGGAGGCCCAGGTGCGGCAGAGCGGAAGGGGCCCGGCCTTCGAAGAGCTGGAAAGGGACTACCGCGATCTGCACTCGCTCCGGCGGGAGGCGACTCTGGACCTGCTTCGCGTTCGCCGGGAAGGTGGTGACCTGGAGTCCGGGCGCGCCCGGATTCGGCAATACCATGACGAGATGGAGGCGTTGCGCGGCCGCTCCAAGGTGTTGGTCGAGACGGTCCAGGGCCGATCCTCCACCGACGTCAACTACGTCTTTCCCTCCTACCTGGTCCAATACGTGCCGGCCGGGATCCTGGGGCTGATGATCGCCGTCATCTTCGCCGCCGCCATGTCCTCGCTGGACTCGGAGCTGACTGCCCTCTCCAGCGCCACGGTCATGGACTTCTACCGCCGCTATCTGGTTCGGGGAGCCTCCACACGGCACTATCTCTGGGCGGCCCGGCTCACCACATTGGCCTGGGGGGTGCTGGCCACGGGGGTGGCGCTCTATGTCGGCCAGCAGGAGGCGTCCCTCCTGGAACTGGTCAACAAGGTGGGCTCGTACTTCTACGGTTCGCTGCTGGGGGTCTTCCTTTTGGCCTTTCTGGCCCCTTGGGCCACCGCCCGCGGTGCGTTCTGGGGCCTGATCCTGGGGATGGTCTCCGTATGGGCGGTCAGCGAGTTCACGTCGCTTTCGTTTCTCTATTACAACGTGGTGGGTTGCTTGACCGTCGTTGCGGCGGCGTTTGTGCTCAAGCGCAGATGA